Proteins encoded in a region of the Scyliorhinus canicula chromosome 2, sScyCan1.1, whole genome shotgun sequence genome:
- the LOC119952644 gene encoding alpha-1-antitrypsin-like, whose amino-acid sequence MPPPLILLLIITSFTGTEVSALKKKRHDHLKHILHSHDQESDMAMVSSANSDFAFNLYKQIANHSSSNIFFSPLSISTALAMLSLGTRSATREQLFKGLHFNNMTEERVAKMNRGYKQLLHALMAEHNELQLFTGNSLHIQKGFDVLPNFLNETKKFYNAEVFPLDFNLDPENARLQLNDYVKKMTKGKIKDMFSQIDPSTKLMLINYIFFKGNWKRPFNPKITHEAFFNVNKTMKVKVQMMHQDNRFSVIPDHQLSSSVIKLPYVGNASMIAVLPAEGKLECVEQNLSREKFEEWLHQISHRSKRRYQLSFPKLSLSISCGLKNILMEMGVRDLFTDHADLFGISANTSLKVSRVTHKAVLDVDEHSTEAAASTGIGLVPLSLPPSITFNKPFLLIIYEENTNNILFLGRIKDPSKKSSP is encoded by the exons ATGCCTCCTCCACTAATCTTGCTGTTAATCATTACCTCATTCACTGGAACAGAAGTTTCTGCATTGAAGAAGAAACGTCATGACCATCTCAAACACATCCTTCACAGTCATGACCAAGAATCTGATATGGCAATGGTTTCTTCTGCAAATTCTGACTTTGCTTTCAACCTCTACAAACAAATTGCCAACCACAGCAGCTCTAACATTTTCTTCTCCCCATTGAGTATATCCACCGCTTTAGCCATGCTATCCCTTGGCACCAGATCCGCCACTCGTGAGCAGCTTTTCAAGGGACTTCACTTCAATAACATGACCGAGGAAAGAGTAGCAAAAATGAACAGAGGCTACAAGCAACTTCTGCATGCCCTAATGGCAGAACACAATGAGCTTCAGCTATTTACAGGAAACTCTCTTCATATTCAAAAAGGTTTTGACGTGTTGCCAAACTTTTTAAATGAGACTAAGAAGTTTTACAATGCAGAGGTGTTTCCTTTAGATTTTAACCTGGATCCTGAAAATGCCAGGCTGCAATTGAATGATTACGTGAAAAAGATGACAAAAGGAAAAATTAAAGACATGTTTTCAcagattgacccttcaactaaactAATGCTTATTAACTACATCTTTTTTAAAG GAAACTGGAAACGCCCATTTAATCCCAAAATTACTCACGAAGCATTCTTTAatgtgaacaagaccatgaaagtAAAAGTTCAAATGATGCACCAAGACAACCGGTTCAGTGTGATACCTGACCACCAGCTTTCCAGTAGTGTAATAAAATTACCTTATGTTGGAAATGCATCGATGATCGCCGTCTTGCCTGCAGAAGGAAAACTAGAATGTGTGGAACAAAACCTTTCCCGAGAAAAATTTGAAGAGTGGCTCCACCAAATTAGCCACCGCAG CAAACGACGATATCAACTCTCCTTTCCAAAATTATCATTGTCAATATCCTGCGGGCTGAAAAATATCCTAATGGAAATGGGTGTGAGAGATCTATTTACAGATCATGCTGACCTATTTGGAATAAGTGCAAATACAAGTCTGAAAGTTTCACGG GTTACTCATAAGGCAGTGCTGGATGTTGATGAGCATTCCACGGAGGCAGCTGCAAGCACTGGAATAGGATTGGTCCCACTGTCACTGCCACCTTCGATCACATTTAACAAACCATTCCTTTTGATCATCTATGAGGAAAACACAAACAACATACTCTTTCTTGGAAGAATAAAAGATCCATCCAAGAAATCCTCCCCATGA